In the Besnoitia besnoiti strain Bb-Ger1 chromosome IX, whole genome shotgun sequence genome, cctgctTTGCGCTCTTAGCCGGATTTAGTCCGTGTGTAGTCCTCGGCATCTTCTTTTCCTCCACAGGctgtggctgctgcgccttcggcggctggcgtctgtccgcgcgctgcgccgcgcctcctcgtcagACTCAATCCGTCCCTCGgcgctcgtcttcttctctccggaAGATCGCAAGCCGCCGAGAAAGCGCGTCCCCGTTGCATCAGCTGCGCttccttctgtctcttccttTGCAtcttctcgctcctcttTGCCCTCGGATGTCGATGCGGAAGCTCGAACTGAGCCCGAGGGAGAATCGGCGCGCAAAGCGCCGCCCAGCGAACGACAAGGACCCTTCAGCTCGtgcgggggagagagagaaaggaagaaaaCAGACACTCGGGGAAGCGCGCAtcacgacgcgcgagagcagGAGCTTGCGGCAGTGAAcctgtcgctctctgcggacgacgaggtCTTCCTTCAGTGCCTCGAGGACGTGTGGGAAAAAGGAATCGCGCTGAACTTCGATCCGCTGCTTGGATTCGTGTGACTCTGGCATCTGCGTCGGCGTGTGACAGGCAGCAGGCCTGCAACGCCTTTTGATGCAGGTCCCCGAGAAGTCAGTCTTCATCTGCGCCCTGTCTGGGATAACTGCAGAGAGGCCTAAGGCCTTCTACGTGTCCTGTGGATCCGGGAAAGtgtgcgcgcgcatgcgcttggTAGCGCccaaatatatacatatgtatatatataaatggATATACTGCtccaatatatatatatatatatatatacgcaggCGACTGAAGAGATTTCTGCGCGGACATACGTTTTTTAACGCACAGCAACACGCGCACGCATTGCTGTATGCGAACAAATGTGTGGATTTATGGTAAAGTAACCCGGGAACCAGCTGCCTCCGGTGCTTAGCGGAGTAAGTCTTCCGcggaagagagaagggaaTGGCAAGCGCGTGCGCATTTGAGCACCTCTGCGTAATTGTTGCAGCTGCGTGTATGCGTTCTTACAGAATATACGTATCCATGCATCCCTGCATATGTGCACACCATACAGACAGCATGCCACGCGGCGCGTGATGCTCCCGCGCTTTTTCACAATAGGGGTGGCACCCTGTTGAGAATCTGCAAAAGAACAGGTCTGCGGTCCTTCCGTCAACTGCGTCGCTACGCAGAAAAGACTAGATATCTACGTAGGACGAGGCGTTCCTTGAGTTGgctttctctcgcctctccccgcTACAAGCAGCAATACGTGTATGTCACTTTGCACGCGCGCACCATGTAGGCGCGGTGCAGATAAGGGACGCGTCAGCCACGAGGCTGAAGCGAACAGGCCACCGGACGCTCTACGTTCGTCTCTGTCCAGTTTCCGCTTGCCCCTGAAGTCTAAACCCTGCACCGACTAAGAAGTTGCTAAGGGTCCTGCGAATTTAAAGACAGCTATCGGCGAACGCGCGCGGGCAGGAAGAAGCCGCTCCGCAGACTAGCGTAGGAGCAAACGGAGAGTCGCACACAGATCTCACTTTctgtggcgctgcggcggccgctgcactTGTTAAATCGAGGCACGATTAGTCGTGTACATGCAGCCGCCAGCGGACGCAGAACGCCACAGGCGTCTCTCCAGCATAAACGCGTATGTATGTAGTGACATAACGATTTCGCGCTCGGGCGCGTGAGGCCGtcaggcgagaagaagcctGGGACAACCGGGACTCCAACCCTTTCGCGGTGCGCTGTCCCCTGCCGCCAGGTGTCTCCGATCGCCCTCTCACGACTTGGCTTTGATGGTCGTTTTGAAAAcaggcttcttcgccgcccccACGGCCTTCTTCTTGACAGTGAAGGTTGCCCCAGGCGCGGGCTTGGCAGTgccggcaggcgcctccgtcgcaggGCTCTTCGCCCCCGCAgcgggcgaagaagaggcctcGGGGGCGCCACGCAGATCCAAGACGTCGGGAGTAGTCTGCGGCAGCAAAACGGTGGACTTgaggaagagaggcgcggcggcagtcgGCTGGAAGGCAGTGTCTGAGAGCACACCCAGCAGGTTGGGCGGGAAAACTGGATGGGATGGTTAGCAAAATTGTGATCCTAGGGATTTAACCTGGTTCAGAAATCCCCCTTTACCGTAGCCCCGCCACCCATCACACCCGCCTCTCCACGCGGTGCCCTGTATAAGGGCCGCGCTCACAGAGACAGCAAAAAATGTTTCAGCACTTGGTCGGCGTTGAAGCGAGGCTGGATCTGAGGCAACGGACGTGTGGTTCCCTCTCATGCGTTCAGCATCCGGGGTCCACAATCCAAATGCGAATGCCCCATCAGGTCCGCTCGCAGATGCGCACAAACAAATacatacctatatatatgtggataTTCGCATGTGTGGCGGCTACGGGGTGTGGATGTCTACTTCTGCGCCCTTTCTTTGCATATGCTGCGACTCCAGTCATGCCCCTTTTTTCATCTCCGTTACAACTCACCTGCGGGCACGAGCGAAACGAGGTCGAGTCCCTCGAGGGTGCGCCACTCGGGCGGGAATTTCAGCGACGCGTTGGCAGTCGTCAGGTCGTGTTCAAGCATGTCAATCACAACGTGCTGCTCCTCGAGTTGCTTTTCCAGCCTGAGAAAAAAGGAATCGAAAAACCAATATGTGGAAAGACTCCTCACAGTTCGCAGGgcccagacgacgcgcggcacAAACAAGCTGAAGCATCATCTCAAAGGTCTCGTCGGCAGCAACATGCAAGCCGCCAGCAAATGTCCGACGAACGCGCCGCGTGCTGTCGTACGTGCGGAACGCATGGTGCGTATAACGTAGTTCCAGTATACCACTCAAAAGAACCAGTGAAGGCAAAGGCCTTCCTTAGTTCCCTTTACGCGTGTGCGTGAATCCCCCAGCCATGAAGTCGTTCTCTCAAACAAACTGGAGCCCCTGGCACCGTTACGCAACTAGGCATGTGCACATGTAACCACGAAAATcgtcctttctctctttccgcTTGTAGGCATACGGTCATGCATCCGCACGCGTTGGCATCTCGCAGCGCAAAAATCGGCTTTCTCTGCGCCGATTCGAATAATATCAGCGTCTACCTCTCACACAACATATTCCCTCTCTGCTGGTTCAGGACCCCGGATCCTGGAAAAACGTCTAGGCGGTCATCGCCAAACGGAGACTCAGGCAAAGATGAGCATTTTCATATCGAACTCACTTGCGGCAGAGGAGCAGGAGACTGATTACTTCGTCCTGgtcttcgctctccaggTGAGAAAAGTACGTCGCGAGCTCGTTCAAGCTCTGGTACGTTCGCCTGCAAGCCGAGAGGCCACACGCCGAAAAGAAGTGAGTGCGGTGATGGCACAGGATGTATGTGCGTCCTTCGGGGCGTTTCCGTCCTCTTTTCCCCGTACACGACGCCGAGACGGGCTGACGATGCCCCACAGTCCTGTCACGCGCGTCTCAGAGCAACCCGCGAGACCGCCCAACGCATTGCAAACAGGCTGTCCGACGGGCGGGTGCACGAACTCGTGTCATGCTTACACCTTCTTCACAAGAGTCGATCCCGGCGTAGGTGTGAGGTTCACAGTCGCGGGGCTATGTTCAGCGCCAAACGTTCTGCGAAGTACGGATGCTGGCATGTCATGAATTCCGCGAAAAAGTCACAATCTGCGAAGAGCGCCTTTGGTGCTTCACGACCGTAGAGGTCTTTCCCACGTGCACACGCAGCCTCGAACGCGTAAGTCTTACTTTCGGGGCACAGTGAGGCCTTTCTCAAATCCCCAGCGGTCCCAGCCCTTCGACGCCTTGGAGGAGAACTTCCCTCCTGGCGGGACTGAGTTGTaagcgcggggggcggcatTGGAGGCCCCGACCTGCAAAAAAATGAGCCGAGGGACGCACAACCCAGGCGCGTGGCTCGCTGAGAACGCGTCACGAAAAGCCATGTTTAAACTGGGGAATGCAGGCATGCAGGTTTTCCCGCGCCGTGCAAGGCGGAGTCCGCTTGGAAGCTCGTTTGCGGGGGTAGGGTCACGCTTCACGTAGAGCCGCATCTTCGCCCCCGCGCGGGAGGAGTCCAGAGAACCCTTCGGCATACAGCCTcccacgcggcgcggcccccCACGCCCGCCTGCTGTGCAGGTCGGAATCCGCTGAGACAAACGAGCTGCCCCGATGGACTCCCCGCTCAACCGGTTCATGTGGGCACATGCTTACGCACGCGGAAACACACCCTCCTTGCACTCACAGGATGCTTACCGCGGCACAACTTCTTGCAGCCAAGGCTCGCGATCGGGCTTGTAGTGCGCGTCGAAGTACTGGTAGTATTCGTTGCCCTCCTGCACGCCGAAGGTCGGATCTTGCCCCAGggcctccctctctttctttcgccgggcgaaggcgacggggTCGAAACTGCGCACCTCCGAAGGGAGCCGGGGGAgatcttcgtcctcctcgtcaaAGATGTGCGTGGACGGCCGGCTGCGGATGCGGTTGAGCTGGAAAAGGAGAACGCCGGCACAGGCGGCCGTGGGTCACACACATCCGCCCACTAACAAACGCGGTCAGCCACGTGAGGCATTGCAGAACGAAAACAGTGGAAGCGTGGGAGCAGCCAGAAAGAAACGACGCGTCCAGTCCCTAGCGCGGGGCGGTCAAAGGTGCGCGCGTGCAGGCGAGGCAACATGACAGGCACATAAAACCCGAGATCTGTGGGCGAAACATGCAAACCTGAACGGCTCCTGTCTATCCCGCTTCCAGAGGCAAACGAGATCTACGCAGTTTGCAGGGAAAAGGGGACGAAAAGACCGAAAAACGCAGTTCGAGTTCTGTCTCCGGATGTTCAAGCAGGCAGAGTGGATGTTTTGCCTTTGAAGTCAACtttcccccctctccccccccctgccccctcAACCCCCATCGGGCCCGCcgccctaaaccctaaaccctaaacgcaCGCCAAAGTCCTCAACGAAGGACGGGAGTAAATTCCAAGTCGCAACACGCCGCGGGCTGGATCACGGGGAACCCGAAGAGGGCCTCACCTGCTTCTCGATCCCTCCCCACGGCGTCCGTCCAATCGGCTTCTCTGGCCCCTTGTTGAAGGCTCGGGCCTGGGGCCCTCTGGCGATTGAAGCAGCCTCATCCCACCtggaagcagagacagaaaatCAGCACGGAGTCTGCAGTCAAGCACGGCTGCCGGATCAGTGCGTTACAGTCTGTCAGGCTGTCTTTCTTGAATCACACACAACGCGGTTGCTGACTGAAAATCGCATGTGTCCTCTCTTGCCAGTCCGGCTCGAGGTCACGATGCTGGGCCCCATTCTCCTCGATCCCCCGCGTAGGCCAGACTCACGAGGAAGCGGGCtggagcgacgcaggcgttTCCGGTCTGAATCCTTACCTCTGTCCTGCGCTAGCTGGGTCGTTGACTCGGGCACACTTCTCGCCATTTGCGCGCAGCCAGTCCTCTGGGGGCTCGAATCCCTCGTCCTCAAGAAACTGGATCATCGTggcccttcttcgccgtgtCGCCTCTCGGGTGGACTGGGAGCGGCCTCGGCAGTCCTGTGGCTTCGAGGCCGCCCGCTGATCTTCAGTAAAAGGCGCACGGTCGGCGACACCCGCCTgcccgcgtctcgcggcccctgcggcgcccctcCCTTCGAGATTCCCCCATTGTCCCTCCTCTGccccgtcttcctctcctcgcggatttctgtttcgtcttcgctcggTCCGCTCGCCCGTTAAGGCCGCCTGGCCGTGCGTTCCGTTCGGCGGGAAGTAGTCCcccccggcggcgggctgGGCTCCAAGGGCCCCTGGGGGCCCGCAGGGCAGGGCGCCCCCCCCCATGTAGCTGTACGGAGGGAAGGGCGAACACCCCATCGCGGCATTCGGATCTCCCGGGCTCGCGGGGTAATAAGGATACGGGGGACAACAGGGAGGAAAGCCGGCGAGCGGGAAAAAGGGCGGGCAACCGAAAGCAGCCTGTGCTTGGTCTTGCGTTGGCGGCCAAGTGGGGACCGGGACAAAGAAGCCTGTCATTCCATCCGCGCTCCCCGCGAACGGCGTGGGAGAAAAAAGGGAGGGCAGTCGACGCGACGAGCCTGCCGCCTTTCCGCTACGCGCCGGTCGCGGGACCGGGTCTGCAACTCTGTGTtcctggaggcgcaggcggcctaAGCACACGCGACACAGCGAAACACAATGCGTGTGAAATGCTGAATGAAGCCGAGCGACAAGAACCCAAACCGGAAGAGCCGACTCTCGCCAAATGCGGACAAAAGGCGTGCGAGGGGAAGCAAACCGTGCCGGAAAGCAGCACTgaacgaggcggcagagcgaTATAGAGCGCAGAAGCTAGGCTATCAAGGGGGGGAAAACTACGCACACGAAAGGAATAGAAAAGAACCAACTAGTAACACACTGGGGTGGGATGAGAAGAAACTGCACTACAGCATATCATCACGGCAGGACGGAAAATTGCAAACGAAACGCCAGATGTGAAAAAAGActgaaggcgcagaaaacACTGACAAAAAGAGGGACCACATGCAACGGTGAAAGGACCAAATGACCGAGAACGCAAGCCAAGGTTCCAGCCCTTGAGTATGTAATAATTAAGATAAAAATGGAATTAGAGATGTATACTACCGCGTAACCAAGGCACTACATATTGTATTGGTGAGAAGGGGGAAATGTCTTCCTAGTTGAAAGACTAAATAAACGTTCTGCATTTAAACCGGAGGGAGAACCAGTTTTGGGTAAACTTTTAGTTTTTGGATCCTAAATTAGCCTTTCATAGGCAATAACGTATCTCACCTCTTCCGCGATCAGCGGATTCTGAGCTACGCTCTTGCGCTGAGAGTGGTGGAGGAGGCCCTGTTGCTCGCCCCACAAACTTTCCACTGAAAAAACAATCACACGATTCTACACGCGCGTCTCACGCACTCTTGCGGATGAAGCGCTACCTGATTCGTGAACGAATCCTAAGCCGTAAGTCCAAAATCGAGTGTGAATGCAGATGACTGCAGGCATGTCGGTGATTCAGGGTTAGCACCGAACAGCGTAAGGCAGCGGATATGAACAGAAGCAAGCAGGGGCGCCATGGAGCTGCGCGATATCCTCTCAGTGGCGCTCTCTCAGTCTGTCTCTGGCACAACCAACTGGACACAGTTCAACGGTTTAGAGGGCTCGCACTGAGCTGCATACTCATACAAAGAGGACGCGAACACGTATGTGAAAGCGCGCTTGCGTCCATGCAGCGCACTAACCCGTAGAGGTAGCGTACTCAGAACAGAGGTGGCACAACGTAGACGCCCGAAATTCGCACTGACCTGGCGGTGAAGATGCGCTGCAATTTGGGATCCGCGATGTCTCTTGCGAGCGAACTGTGAGGCGTCAGCCGCCCGAAGGTCCCGCGGGGCGCCCCGTACTCATCCATGTTGGAAGCCGCCTAGACAAACAGAAGTCGCGAAAGCCGCCAAACCAGCTTTTGTCACAGTCGCAGCCCCCCTCTCTCGACAGCACCACCTGTAACCCGAGAAGGGGACATCAAGAATGGAGCGTGCAATCTCTTGATGAGGAAGCGTGCCCTTTCTTTGACAGCAATTGAtaggcgaagagagagagccccAGAGACGAAAGGTGCGTGTGACAACGCAGTTAGAAATGATACCAGCTCACGATGGCGCTTGGAAGAAAGCTGTGTCAGCAGTCCCTTTCACGACAACAAAGACGAAACGCTGACCGGTCTGTCACGATAGGTCGGTGCCCCAAGCTGCGCAGAAAGCGTGCGAGTGCGCGCGGGAGCGGACAGAAAGGTGCACGTGTTTTTATCACCACGCTGAAGAGGACTCGAGTGGAAGGCCGTAGCAACAGGTTATCGAGGCTCTCTCACAactcccccccctctctgcgtcggaACCCGCCAACAATATGTGCACACGAACCTTAgttgcgtctgcgcctgcttctgcgccggGCGTTTTGCGAAGAGAAGGGGGAGTCGCACCCAAGGCAGGAGACGACTTCTCTCCGCCAGTCTTTGGTGGCCCCCCCAGCGTGGGGCCTGCCTTCTCAACAGATAGGCCaatcgtcttcgccttcccgtCGGCCGGTCCAGGGACCGCGAGCTTCTTTACTTCGACCCCCTTCGGTGACGGTGCGAGGGAGGCGGGACCCTTGGCAGCCGGCGAGGATTCAGCGGCTTTCGGAAGTGACGGAGGGCCCTTGGATAGCGGGCCTTTCGGGGGCCCGCCCGCGGGTAGccctggaggaggaggcgtgtTGACCCATGGTGGACCACCCTTCGGGGCTGCGAGGTGCTTCTTGGGGAGACCCGGCGCGGGGGGGTCCTTCCCCGCAGGCAAACCCGGTTTCGCCCCAAATGGACTCGGACCCGCCTTCTCCAACTTTGGAGGTCCCCCTGCCGGCGGAGCCTTGTCACCCGCCGGTTTCGCCCCTAGGGTAGGCTTCGCGCCAAGAGACAACGCAGGTTTTCCGCCTGGAAGGGGGGCGGGTTTTCCCGCCAGAAGAGCGGGATTTCCCGCTGGAGGAGCAGGTTTCCCCGCTGGAGGAGCGGGTTTCGCCCCTGCAGGAGCGGGTTTCGCCCCTGCAGGAGCAGGTTTCCCCGCTGGAGGAGCAGGTTTCCCCGCTGGAGGAGCAGGTTTCCCCGCTGGAGGAGCAGGTTTCCCCGCTGGAGGAGCGGGTTTCGCCCCTGCAGGAGAGCTGGGCGAACTCGGGGAGGACGCAGCAGGCCCGGAAGTAGGAGGTGGCGGTCCCCCTGCTGCCTTTGGCGGCGGCATAGTCTTGGGTGGAGATGAATCGACAGGCGAAGGAGATCCCGCTTTTGCTCCAGGCGGCCCCGCCCCAGGCTTGGGGGGACCGGGAGGCGCTCCCAGCTTGGAAGGGACCTTGCCCTTGGGCTTGGCGGCAGGGGGACCCAGCGACCCCTTTGGGGCGGCGGGCCCTTCTTTTTATCCATCGGGGTCGCAGAGTTTGGgagaaagaagcagagaccGCGACAGTAGGAAAGAAGGCTACAGAAAGAGAGGGGATGAGAGAGCGGGTAACCAAAAGGGTGTGAAGCGAAAAGCCAGAGCGCTACGGCGAGGCACAAAGATCCATTTTGGCACCCGAACACGCCCAGGGCCCGCAGGAGCCTCGATGCACAACGGATAGAAACACAACCAGAAAGGTGTCACGCGGACAGGAGTTGGCACGACTGTCCAAACGAGAGTTGCAAAACAAGAAGGGAAAGACTAAGTTCGGGAGCGCCAGCGGAGCCTTGTTTGGACCCGAGACAACGTAAGGTGCAGCCGACGAAAATGCGTGCAGAGGGAGTAGACAAGTTAGAGGTGCCAGATCCTCCTGCTAAAAAAAACAGCAATTCGGCTGACTTGTCGTAAATGTAGAAGATGAGTAAAGACCACTGCTAGACAGAAAGGCAGGCAGGGCCGTGTCCGGGCGCGGAAAGAAATTTGATACTGCGCGGGCATTGTTTTGAAAGGGAATCTCCCCCACGTAACAAAGGCCTCTGGGTACTATCTTGTAGTGAACAGGGAACGGAACACCACAGGAGAAAGCTACACTGGAGGCAGAGGGCTGGGTTTGGAAGATTTTTTTTGAGGTGACTTCAGCCCCGAAGAGGCCACCCGCCACTTACAAAGAGAGCGACATGAGGCGAGTCACTTGATCGTTTTCTCTGGTACCCAAAAAAAACGTGAAAAAATCCCCCAACTTGAAAGTGGGATCTTGAAGGAACACGCGGCATGGGCTTTGAAGAAAAAGTCAGAGAAATCACGAAAAACCCAGCCGCGCGATGTCGGTTGGCTCGATTGTTACCTCCGGGGTCTTGAAGACACGAACGTCGCCAAGTACTTGTCGCGTCGAGCGTCCAGCGACCCAAAAGCGAAGTTACGTCGTTCAGTCACGCAAAGATTCACCCCCAATTTTCGGATGGAAAAGCAAAGACAGGTAACGATCAAGGGAACCGCggggttttttttttctcttctagTCTATACCAGCGTTGTGATGCGTCGACGTTGACGCGCGCTCAGCTGCATTGCTGCAGGAACGCTGCCTTCAATGCGAGAGTCACCAGGCCTTGTGAACCGCCGGCTGACCCCCGACGAGCTCTTTTCCCCGCCGGCGTGCAGTAGAGGCACTTCAGAACTTCATTCCCCTAGTACGATATCGCTGTCCAGCCTGATTCTACCGTCTCTTCGACGCGTTCCGTCCCCGCTGGAGCGTGTGAGCGATAAAGTTTCTGCGCTTACAGAGCTGTAGACATCGTCAGTACCCCAGGAAGACGTGCACCGCGCGCTTCAAGGTCCTGAAAGCAAAGCGTTTGAATAACTGGGTGTAGTATTGCGGCCATTAAAGGCGAATTCACACGCGCTCATGAAGCTGTAGTGGCGTCTCGTTGCCACATCGAAGTTCAGGGTGTCAATGCTGTGGACGGCTATTCGCGCGAGGCTACCGCAACAACTCGGATGACGTCTGCATCCAGTGTCACGTTGCGGGTAATACAGTTCTGTCGCTGCGATTCTGCAAGGTTTCGAGATTTTCTCATGGTCAGGGTACCCACGTCGGTGGTACTGGAGGCACGCAAGTTACTTTAGCGTGTAGATACCCAGAATTTGCAATGCATGGCCCCAGAGAGTAATACACAGCCATAGCAGTTATCGACGGGGGCACTATCAGAGGTCACGGGCATGGTTAAGGCGTCGAGAAAGCCTGTTGGGCACTGAGCGTTTTGATCTTTGCTCACATGGTTCCTGGGGCTGTCGTTCAGCGTCGCAGCCTCACGACTGTCAGTGCAGCACCTTCCCGCTTAGGGCGACGCCTGCTGTCTTCATCACGCACGACAGCAAATTTCCCGACAAACGTGTCGTACTGTGGAAAAGTCACACGAGTACCATTAAATATCAAAAAGCTCTTGTTCGCTTGTCTGAGGTCGATTCTGACGCACTCTGTCGCGCACGTAACCCGTTGCCTGCGCGCGTACGCCTCGACACGCGTGCACGACAGAACAATAACAGCAGTCTTCGTAGTCACAGAGCGAGATTCAGCTTTCTAGCCCAGCCAGATCACGAATTCAAGCGTGCAGCACTGTTCGTTCAGTTCTTTGTCGACAAACGGAGGAAGGGTGCAAAATTCACTTGGAAAGTCGCGGAAACTTCGCTTCTTAGGTGGTCTTGTGCATCTGAAGAGCGAGTGAGAGAGGACTTCCGCTTCAGAACGATCGTTGACAGCTCTTGCTTGGGTGCGAACCGAGGCAAGGTACAGCACGAGTTGCAGCGTGGCGTGCTCTAGTAGTTGGCGTCGAGTGCGCACATGTGATGTGGCGAATCGCTAGTATGAACGCACTAGGAGACCAGAAAAGTCAGGGTACTACAGTTCATCTTCAATGCGGATATTGTCAAAGAACGGGTGCTTGAGAGCATCTTTGGCTGTTATCCTCTTGTCAGGCATGACCTCGAGCAGCCTGAAACGACATATAAAGGTAGCCTCGGGGTCTCCATGTGCCTGTTTTTTCACTCTGTAATGCAGTAGCCTAGCCAACTCCGTCAAGGCTGCGCGAACGGCTGTTTTGGACAGACGATCGGCCGTTCACGGGCTTATTTCGAGCCTTGTGATTGGGCACAACACCAGTGAATAACTAGGTTCTAGTAATTGAGCCTGTTTACTTCGTGAGGTGCCTGCTGTCCGCTGTTTACTATCACCTATAGGGCTCAAAAGACCATGTGCTGTGGTGCCACCTATCGCGTTCTGATGAACTATTTTCTTCGCTACGTTTGTACTTTGCACGTTTCTCCAATGGGGCAACCCACGCGGGgactcgcctcgctcccttCCTTAAACAAGTATTTCTCAATGTGCAGTAATGGTATGGAGGAACGCGCGCATGTGTGTTTGCAATGCTTAGCAGCATGGACGTCCTTCAGGGCGTACGTGTCTTTGGAGAAAATATATTTGCGCCCAAGGCTTACTTAGAGGCCAGATCCAGTAGATGGGGATCCGCTATGGCATCAAGCCGACCATTCTCTATCAGAATCCGCTCAAGcggtctctcctctccttcaAAGGCAGGAAGTGCTTCTGACTGCATACACACGCATACACGTACACCCGTCGATCTTCAGTACGCAATCGCTTTGAGGTAAGCATGTTTCCCAATCGAACACAGTCGCCATAGTCGACGCGGGCAGTCCACGTGAGCCCTGCGAAGCTCTCTGACGCCTCGACTGCCCGAGGCCACCCGCAACGGAGCGCCGCTGCTTGGTGTTCGACACATTTCTCTCAATGTGCGCCTTAGCCTGTACTCACTCGCCTGCCTATTTCTGCGCCTTTAAGatgtgtgcatatatatatatatatatatgccccTGTACGTGCCCTGACCAACATGACAAACTCAGTGGCGTGGTAATAAAACACGAAGAGACTTACCCAAAATTTCCACTCACTACTTCTTGTTAATGTTGCTGGTCGAGATCTCTCTGGTCTAGCCGTATTTGGTTCGCGCTGGGAGCCCTGCTCCCTCGAGTCGCCTTTTCCTTCGTTTCTCTTGCCATCTCCAGCGCTTTTTGCCCCGCAGCCCGtgctcctctccgccggcgagttTCGATGTGTCAGACTCTCCTGTATTGCTTGCGCGCTGCCAGCGTCTCCCCTTTTTTCTGCTCGGCGCCACGGGTTTCCGAAGAGGCGCATGATGGCCATGATGCACTGAAACTCAGAGCATCCGTCAATCAGCTCAGTGCCTGTAAGTAGCTCCATGAGGATGCAGCCCGCACTCCACACGTCGACGCACAGGGAATAGGAGCTGCTGCCCAAGAGAACGTCGAGTGGCCTGTAGTTCAAAGTGATAATCTCAGGCGACAAACAGAAGCTTGCTCGGCCCGTTGCCTTATCGTCGCCGTCTGACTGGAGGTCTGATTCCGATGTCACAGAGTGATCCGTGCCAGGATCTCTCCCTTTTTTCGCCAAGCTGTTTCCCTCACCGTCGTCGTGCGCATTGCGGCTCGTTTCGAGTCTCTTCCGTTCTCGGTGGAGCGCCCCTGATGGCGATTCAGCAGAACACCCTCCGGCAActcgcgaagacgcggcagcaCCTGTAGAGCTCTTTTGTGGCGGTTTGCGCTCGCGTTGCGCAGTTGTTCGCTTCTGTGAGACATCCTTTGTCTGCTtgaggctgctgcggctcttctCTATTGCAGTACTCGTAGTAGAGGTGGCAGACAGCGGCTGATCGGGCATAATGGAAGAGGAAATATAGAAAGGCAGCGTGCGTGCCAATCCAAAATCTGCTATGACGAGCTGTGTGGCCAGAGGGGGGTATGGGGCAGGGGCTTCCGTCTGGCTGGTGTTGACGCTTCCATCGTCTTCTGAAGTCCCCTGGGAGGACGTCttgctctctgcctctcctttcTGACTGCTATCTGTGCTGGATTCCTTGTGCGCATGCTTGTGGTCCTGATTTGATCCACCTGGAACTGAAACGATTGGGATCCCTTTGTCACATGCAGACTTTACGTGGTGAGAGCCACCTTTCACCACTCCTGTTTTCCGTTTCTCGACAAGAGTGTCGCATGGTACAGCGGATGCGTCGACCTCTTCGCCGACTTCTTTCTTCCGTCCTGTTTGTGACCCTGATTCCTCACTTCCCTGTTCAGCCACGTGCTTCTCCGCTTTTAAGAGGCCGATTTgaagccgcgctgcagccgccgcggccagcTCCGCAGCTTTGGTGCGGCAGTTCAGATGCACGCGAGGCTCGTGGATGCCATcgtttcctttctctgcttccccgatatcgtcgtcctcctcctctgagGCATCGCATGGAAAAGCCTCATCGTAGA is a window encoding:
- a CDS encoding hypothetical protein (encoded by transcript BESB_013270) is translated as MPPPKAAGGPPPPTSGPAASSPSSPSSPAGAKPAPPAGKPAPPAGKPAPPAGKPAPPAGKPAPAGAKPAPAGAKPAPPAGKPAPPAGNPALLAGKPAPLPGGKPALSLGAKPTLGAKPAGDKAPPAGGPPKLEKAGPSPFGAKPGLPAGKDPPAPGLPKKHLAAPKGGPPWVNTPPPPGLPAGGPPKGPLSKGPPSLPKAAESSPAAKGPASLAPSPKGVEVKKLAVPGPADGKAKTIGLSVEKAGPTLGGPPKTGGEKSSPALGATPPSLRKTPGAEAGADATKAASNMDEYGAPRGTFGRLTPHSSLARDIADPKLQRIFTASGKFVGRATGPPPPLSAQERSSESADRGRGRLRLQEHRVADPVPRPARSGKAAGSSRRLPSLFSPTPFAGSADGMTGFFVPVPTWPPTQDQAQAAFGCPPFFPLAGFPPCCPPYPYYPASPGDPNAAMGCSPFPPYSYMGGGALPCGPPGALGAQPAAGGDYFPPNGTHGQAALTGERTERRRNRNPRGEEDGAEEGQWGNLEGRGAAGAARRGQAGVADRAPFTEDQRAASKPQDCRGRSQSTREATRRRRATMIQFLEDEGFEPPEDWLRANGEKCARVNDPASAGQRWDEAASIARGPQARAFNKGPEKPIGRTPWGGIEKQLNRIRSRPSTHIFDEEDEDLPRLPSEVRSFDPVAFARRKKEREALGQDPTFGVQEGNEYYQYFDAHYKPDREPWLQEVVPRLNMAFRDAFSASHAPGLCVPRLIFLQVGASNAAPRAYNSVPPGGKFSSKASKGWDRWGFEKGLTVPRKRTYQSLNELATYFSHLESEDQDEVISLLLLCRKLEKQLEEQHVVIDMLEHDLTTANASLKFPPEWRTLEGLDLVSLVPADTAFQPTAAAPLFLKSTVLLPQTTPDVLDLRGAPEASSSPAAGAKSPATEAPAGTAKPAPGATFTVKKKAVGAAKKPVFKTTIKAKS